The following proteins are encoded in a genomic region of Vibrio taketomensis:
- the yciH gene encoding stress response translation initiation inhibitor YciH, protein MTLVYSTETGRIKPEEQKVERPKGDGIVRIQKQTKGRKGKGVSIVTGLDMDDVQLKLLAAELKKVCGCGGAIKDGTIEIQGDARDKIKVHLEKKGHTVKLAGG, encoded by the coding sequence ATGACATTAGTATATTCAACTGAAACCGGTCGTATTAAACCTGAAGAGCAAAAAGTAGAGCGTCCAAAAGGTGACGGCATTGTTCGAATTCAAAAGCAAACTAAAGGCCGTAAAGGCAAAGGCGTAAGTATCGTTACTGGTTTGGATATGGATGATGTTCAACTTAAACTTTTAGCCGCAGAGCTGAAAAAAGTATGTGGTTGTGGCGGCGCAATCAAAGACGGCACAATTGAAATCCAAGGCGATGCACGTGACAAAATCAAAGTGCACCTTGAGAAAAAAGGCCATACCGTGAAACTTGCTGGCGGTTAA
- a CDS encoding SgrR family transcriptional regulator, giving the protein MSSPRLRVQFETLFEHYNGVDCGVQLEDITDILFCTRRNARIVLNKMEEEGWIEWHPSPGRGKLSQLIFKRSRADVSETLARRYLEEGKVEQALKVLDQDTAKLAQVVENYLGVQEQEGQQVVRLPYYRPLSILNPLKNIRRSERHIVRQVFSGLTKLDENEHLQPDLAHTWEMLSPKQWRFYIRPAVRFHNGDLLTAEAIIESLNALRSRNLFSHIESISAVQKHIIDIHLSRDDHHLPVLLTESCAKVLLPQINRSDEYDRFPVGTGPYKVVQNDEKKLTLQAFDSYFGFRPLIDSVEVWVIDDVHSSMVFPSLSKPIAPQTDVVNDEVELDPGCTYLLLNRNNGLAASEQWASYFSQRLSSLNVFNQLPQDKIIELGALPAHGLKPGWYHHTRQALITPPKAERPINIVYYAKHPMFPTLVKVLCSLLEQDGLEVAQYSYDDELPDSMHIDIWLKPMGIANHRDDAIIGWLLDYSDIAMMSRQEDFARWTSEIIRWQRSKQTEFPAHEIGKSLVQTNQLIPMFHCWLGVSKDQCGSLQNAKCNALGWFDFSQVWVKPHSIE; this is encoded by the coding sequence ATGAGTAGCCCCCGTTTAAGAGTCCAATTTGAAACGTTGTTTGAACACTACAATGGCGTTGATTGTGGTGTTCAATTAGAAGACATTACCGACATTCTCTTCTGCACTCGCCGTAATGCGCGCATTGTTCTTAATAAAATGGAAGAAGAGGGCTGGATTGAATGGCATCCATCTCCGGGCCGCGGCAAACTTTCACAACTGATCTTTAAACGTAGCCGCGCCGATGTCAGTGAAACTCTCGCTCGCCGATACCTTGAGGAAGGTAAAGTAGAACAAGCTCTTAAAGTCTTGGACCAAGATACCGCGAAACTGGCGCAAGTGGTTGAGAACTATCTCGGGGTACAAGAGCAGGAAGGCCAACAAGTTGTTCGTTTGCCTTATTACCGTCCACTATCAATTCTTAACCCGCTAAAAAATATCCGTCGTTCGGAAAGACATATCGTTCGTCAGGTCTTTAGTGGCTTAACAAAGTTAGATGAAAACGAACACCTGCAGCCAGACTTAGCCCATACATGGGAAATGCTGTCACCAAAGCAATGGCGCTTTTATATTCGACCTGCGGTGAGATTTCATAACGGTGACTTGCTGACAGCAGAAGCTATTATTGAAAGCTTGAACGCGCTGCGTTCCCGCAACTTATTTTCTCACATTGAATCAATAAGCGCCGTGCAAAAGCACATCATTGATATCCATCTTTCGCGTGACGATCATCACTTACCGGTGTTATTGACTGAATCCTGCGCGAAAGTACTGTTACCTCAAATAAATCGTAGTGATGAATACGATCGCTTTCCTGTGGGCACAGGACCTTACAAAGTCGTACAGAATGATGAAAAGAAACTAACGTTACAAGCTTTTGATAGTTACTTTGGTTTTCGACCACTCATTGATAGCGTTGAAGTTTGGGTGATTGATGATGTGCACTCATCGATGGTCTTTCCAAGCTTATCTAAACCAATTGCTCCACAAACTGACGTTGTGAATGATGAAGTAGAACTCGACCCAGGATGTACATATTTATTATTAAACCGCAATAATGGTCTCGCTGCATCAGAACAATGGGCAAGCTACTTTAGCCAGCGTTTATCTTCATTGAATGTATTTAATCAGCTCCCACAAGACAAAATTATTGAACTCGGCGCGCTACCTGCGCACGGCTTAAAGCCAGGTTGGTACCATCATACCCGCCAAGCTCTGATTACGCCGCCCAAAGCGGAACGTCCAATCAACATCGTTTACTACGCGAAACATCCAATGTTCCCAACGTTAGTTAAGGTTTTGTGTTCGCTCTTAGAGCAAGATGGTCTTGAAGTTGCACAATACAGTTATGACGATGAACTGCCGGATTCAATGCACATCGATATTTGGCTCAAGCCAATGGGCATTGCGAATCATCGTGATGACGCGATCATTGGTTGGCTGCTTGACTACAGTGATATTGCGATGATGAGTCGTCAAGAGGATTTTGCACGTTGGACATCAGAGATTATACGTTGGCAGCGATCAAAGCAGACCGAGTTCCCGGCCCACGAAATTGGTAAATCACTCGTGCAAACGAATCAGTTGATCCCAATGTTTCATTGCTGGTTAGGCGTTAGCAAAGATCAATGTGGCTCACTGCAAAACGCCAAATGCAACGCCCTAGGCTGGTTTGACTTCAGTCAGGTATGGGTTAAGCCGCATAGCATTGAATAG
- a CDS encoding LysR family transcriptional regulator produces MQSPITLEALHILDAIDRRGSFAAAANELDRAPSSLSYQIQKLEQDLDLTIFDRSGHKAVFTEAGKLILERGRQLLIATDKLVNDASVLANGWELDITLAFDGIIPIKHFFPMVEALSNVSSTRIRLQEEILAGSWEALDMGRADLLVCPKIESLPVDVKAETIGKTAMVWVASSSHYVHNRAGEFDQKAREKYRVIAIADTAREQPAMSVNVLQKQPRLTVSNFASKLDALIGGLGIGTLPLSVAAPLIEQGILKQIDGTETSEIDVILAWKRNAIGEAKSWCIQYLKKHWV; encoded by the coding sequence ATGCAGAGTCCTATTACGCTTGAGGCGTTGCATATTTTGGATGCTATCGATCGACGAGGTAGTTTCGCCGCCGCCGCCAATGAGCTTGATCGAGCGCCTTCATCTCTGAGCTACCAAATACAAAAACTGGAACAAGACTTAGACCTAACGATCTTTGATCGTTCTGGGCACAAAGCCGTTTTTACTGAGGCTGGAAAGCTAATTTTAGAACGGGGCCGACAGTTACTCATTGCAACCGACAAACTCGTCAACGATGCGAGCGTACTGGCGAATGGGTGGGAGCTTGATATCACGCTCGCATTTGATGGCATTATTCCGATTAAACACTTCTTTCCTATGGTTGAGGCTCTGAGTAACGTCAGCAGCACGCGGATACGTTTACAAGAAGAAATCCTTGCTGGCAGTTGGGAAGCTTTGGACATGGGGAGAGCCGATCTCTTAGTGTGCCCCAAAATAGAAAGCTTGCCCGTCGATGTAAAAGCAGAAACTATCGGCAAAACAGCGATGGTATGGGTCGCGTCTAGCTCTCATTACGTGCATAACCGTGCTGGAGAGTTTGATCAGAAAGCTCGAGAAAAATATCGTGTTATCGCGATAGCGGATACCGCGAGAGAACAACCTGCAATGTCAGTTAATGTGTTACAAAAACAGCCTCGTTTAACCGTCAGCAATTTCGCGTCAAAACTCGACGCGTTAATCGGTGGATTAGGAATAGGGACCTTACCGCTATCCGTTGCTGCTCCGCTTATTGAACAAGGAATATTAAAGCAAATTGATGGAACTGAAACGAGTGAGATCGACGTGATTCTTGCGTGGAAGCGCAATGCCATAGGTGAAGCAAAATCTTGGTGTATCCAATACTTAAAAAAACACTGGGTATAG
- a CDS encoding tyrosine-type recombinase/integrase, with protein sequence MKKKVPVVTQPQQIKILTETFSEIVDVEAMNQLTSGLYASSSLLALTKDWNMFVEFCQNKNVRVLPASTTAVRLYIEKVSQERKYASVKRYVITISLIHRVLSYPDPTQNSRVQTALGSIRVTKHGDHRSTTAFTVEHLNQLDSILEKSRAVKDWRDLAIYYVMYEGLLKRHELRDLTFEQLHIDNEYISMFIGSEEITFSQRASFALFRWLKVRGCSGKFVFTAIDRHENIGLQPLNDSSIYRILRNASDLLGLDYHFSGQSLRVGATQELARQGVNIREIQQAGRWLSPAMPYQYIGNKGQAELEKLRFVSFKFID encoded by the coding sequence TTGAAAAAGAAAGTACCCGTGGTAACTCAGCCACAACAAATTAAAATCCTAACAGAAACCTTTTCTGAAATTGTTGATGTTGAGGCCATGAACCAACTCACATCGGGTCTTTATGCTTCAAGCTCATTATTGGCGTTGACCAAAGATTGGAACATGTTCGTTGAGTTTTGCCAGAATAAGAATGTCCGTGTGCTGCCCGCTTCAACTACTGCAGTTCGCTTATACATTGAAAAAGTCTCACAAGAACGCAAATATGCAAGCGTAAAACGTTACGTCATAACAATTTCTCTTATTCACCGAGTGTTGAGTTATCCCGACCCAACGCAAAATAGTCGTGTACAAACTGCGCTAGGATCTATCCGTGTCACCAAACATGGTGATCACCGCTCTACTACAGCTTTTACTGTAGAGCACTTAAACCAGCTCGACTCTATCCTTGAAAAATCGCGAGCAGTAAAAGATTGGCGCGATTTAGCCATTTATTATGTGATGTATGAAGGCTTGCTCAAACGTCATGAGTTAAGAGATTTAACTTTTGAACAATTACACATTGATAACGAGTACATCTCGATGTTTATCGGAAGCGAAGAAATTACTTTTAGTCAGCGTGCAAGCTTTGCTCTTTTTCGCTGGTTAAAAGTGAGAGGCTGTAGCGGGAAGTTCGTTTTTACTGCGATAGATAGGCATGAAAATATTGGCCTGCAGCCTCTTAACGACTCTTCAATCTATCGAATATTACGTAATGCGAGTGATTTGCTTGGTTTAGATTATCACTTTTCAGGTCAATCATTGCGCGTTGGCGCAACACAAGAATTGGCAAGACAAGGTGTCAATATTCGTGAAATTCAACAGGCGGGACGTTGGTTAAGCCCCGCCATGCCCTACCAATACATCGGCAATAAGGGGCAGGCAGAGCTAGAGAAATTACGTTTTGTCTCGTTTAAGTTTATCGATTAA
- a CDS encoding SPOR domain-containing protein, with protein MKKIAIVGLSVLLSACVSSDYTTEVSSESYREDYQVAPVEPPVTEIVQETVVEEVVVQKPKPVVVLAPPAKDAQEARFGYTIQVVAVGSQAKVDSFSRQLTNLGQPVWENYKVVNGTKWYTVLYGDYATQADAKQAIAELPSEFKALKPFVKSIDSIKNSPYPTLNKLN; from the coding sequence ATGAAAAAAATAGCTATTGTTGGTTTGTCAGTATTACTGTCAGCTTGTGTGTCTAGTGACTACACAACAGAGGTAAGTTCAGAGAGCTACCGTGAAGATTATCAAGTTGCTCCGGTTGAACCGCCTGTGACTGAAATCGTTCAAGAAACGGTAGTGGAAGAAGTTGTTGTACAAAAACCAAAACCAGTGGTTGTACTAGCTCCGCCAGCGAAAGATGCTCAAGAAGCTCGTTTCGGTTATACAATTCAGGTGGTAGCAGTAGGTTCACAAGCTAAAGTGGATTCTTTCTCACGCCAATTGACCAATCTAGGTCAACCTGTTTGGGAAAACTACAAAGTCGTCAATGGCACTAAATGGTATACAGTGCTTTATGGCGATTACGCAACGCAAGCAGATGCAAAACAAGCAATCGCAGAACTTCCAAGTGAATTCAAAGCGCTGAAACCTTTTGTGAAGAGCATTGACTCAATCAAAAACTCACCATATCCAACGCTTAACAAATTGAACTGA
- a CDS encoding DUF3389 domain-containing protein yields the protein MMIEFSGGKIIATVHELVVKLNGAQMVTLQAQTDAVQLIGRGANVIAVNCSEAKWSLKLDDENQLSELASQIGISIQ from the coding sequence ATGATGATCGAATTTTCTGGTGGCAAAATCATCGCCACTGTACATGAACTTGTCGTTAAATTGAATGGGGCGCAAATGGTAACGCTTCAAGCGCAAACGGATGCAGTTCAATTAATTGGCCGAGGTGCCAATGTTATTGCCGTCAATTGCAGTGAGGCGAAATGGTCGCTCAAACTTGATGATGAGAATCAGCTATCGGAATTAGCGTCACAAATAGGCATTTCGATTCAGTAA
- a CDS encoding conjugal transfer protein TraF, with protein MKIAYKILPLAVAMSFGSAHAANYAIEARGEAMGGVGVVSGNFLTAPFYNPALTAIYRRNDDVGMITPSIGFNYTDTGTFVDDLERAEDAINVGDYATAEAALNDLKGDNLKVDIGGVVAFAIPNRYIAANAFGKLYTESYATAEIKTDGTDVENAQGSGVRAVSVAVAEAGISLAKYQTFLGQHLSFGVTPKLQRIYTYVYEAGITNYDLNDLRENGQGETIFNMDAGFLWFHGPFRVGIAATNLISRDIETKTINSQFDGSQVSYEYEMSPQFTVGAGIVADYFTLSVDYDLKEEERYKAFDDNTQWLRVGAEIDILRQLKLRGGWKKNLAYDNTDGTVTAGIGLSPLNLFQLDIGASYTNEDSVGAYVNFLTNY; from the coding sequence ATGAAGATCGCATATAAAATACTACCTCTTGCGGTAGCAATGTCTTTTGGTTCTGCTCATGCGGCAAACTACGCTATCGAAGCGCGTGGTGAAGCAATGGGTGGTGTTGGTGTTGTCTCTGGGAACTTTTTAACTGCGCCATTTTATAACCCAGCACTCACCGCAATCTATCGTCGTAATGATGACGTTGGCATGATCACGCCAAGCATAGGTTTCAATTACACCGATACCGGTACATTTGTTGACGATCTTGAACGTGCAGAAGACGCGATCAACGTGGGTGACTACGCCACTGCCGAAGCAGCACTTAATGACTTAAAAGGCGATAACCTTAAAGTCGACATTGGTGGCGTAGTTGCGTTTGCCATTCCAAACCGATACATCGCGGCAAATGCTTTTGGTAAACTCTATACCGAATCGTATGCAACTGCAGAAATTAAAACGGATGGTACTGATGTTGAAAATGCACAAGGTAGCGGTGTTCGTGCCGTCAGTGTTGCGGTAGCAGAAGCGGGCATCTCACTTGCAAAATACCAAACATTTTTAGGGCAACATCTTTCTTTTGGTGTTACGCCTAAACTGCAACGCATTTACACCTACGTATATGAAGCAGGCATTACCAATTATGACTTAAACGATTTACGAGAGAATGGCCAGGGCGAAACCATCTTTAATATGGATGCGGGTTTTCTTTGGTTCCATGGTCCATTCCGAGTCGGTATTGCAGCAACGAACCTAATCTCACGCGATATTGAAACCAAAACCATCAACTCACAGTTTGATGGCTCACAAGTTTCATACGAATATGAAATGTCACCACAGTTTACTGTCGGTGCAGGTATTGTTGCTGACTACTTCACCTTAAGTGTTGATTACGATTTAAAAGAAGAAGAACGCTACAAAGCATTTGATGACAACACACAATGGTTGAGAGTCGGTGCCGAGATTGACATTCTTCGTCAACTAAAATTACGTGGCGGTTGGAAAAAGAATTTAGCGTATGACAACACTGATGGCACTGTGACAGCAGGTATTGGTTTATCGCCACTTAACTTGTTCCAACTCGATATTGGTGCCAGTTATACCAATGAAGATTCAGTCGGTGCATACGTAAACTTCTTAACGAATTACTAG
- a CDS encoding hotdog fold thioesterase codes for MSIWKREIDLERLNLTSQNTLVEHLQIKYSEVGDDYICATMPVCSITHQPLGMLHGGASVVLAETLGSVAANFCVDEESYCVGLDINANHVRAMRNGQVIGKATPIHLGVSTQVWQINISDERGRLVCTSRLTIAVKSHRISKNKPLEARLAELESKLGESQ; via the coding sequence ATGAGCATTTGGAAAAGAGAGATTGACTTAGAGCGTCTCAACTTAACTTCTCAAAACACCTTAGTTGAACACCTACAAATAAAGTATAGCGAAGTGGGTGACGACTATATTTGTGCGACGATGCCGGTATGCTCGATCACTCATCAACCGCTTGGCATGCTACACGGGGGGGCATCTGTGGTACTAGCAGAAACACTAGGTTCAGTTGCTGCGAACTTTTGTGTTGATGAAGAGAGTTATTGTGTGGGTTTAGACATTAATGCTAATCACGTAAGAGCAATGCGCAACGGGCAAGTTATTGGCAAAGCAACACCTATTCACCTTGGCGTTTCCACACAAGTGTGGCAAATCAATATTAGTGATGAGCGCGGTCGACTCGTTTGTACCAGTCGCTTAACGATCGCAGTAAAAAGTCATCGTATTTCAAAAAACAAACCTCTTGAGGCGCGTTTGGCTGAGCTTGAATCAAAACTAGGTGAAAGCCAATGA
- a CDS encoding bifunctional acetate--CoA ligase family protein/GNAT family N-acetyltransferase — MSNLNHLLKPRSIAVVGASTQPMRAGNIVMKNLLLGGFEGAIMPVTPKYKSVSGVLSYPDIASLPIVPDVAILCTHASRNIELFNQLAAKEIKSVIVLSADMHELSSTGEAIQDLCVGIARAAGMRVLGPNSLGLMLPWLKFNASFSPVSPKKGKIAFISQSAAMCTTILDWANDKNIGFSAFVSLGNAVDIDFADLLDHLSTDIHTEAILLYVDSIKDARRFMSAARGASRNRRILVLKGGRTAEGRKAAKAHTGGGDTLDIIYDSAIRRTGMLRVLNSHELFAAVETLTHSVPLRGERLAIITNGGGPAIMAVDTLLGRGGKLAKLDEYTVTKLDKLLPTSWSRGNPIDMVGDSGSQRYVDTLNSLMDSDCADAILIMHSPSAIAHSEATAQAIVDAVKAHPRSRRFNILTNWSGELTARPARDIFTNAGIPTYRTAESAVVAFMHLVEYRRNQKQLMETPTTAEPVHVDDIAHAKDWIYKQLKNNETVTLDTHQIGPFFKYFNFEVLPTWLATDASEAVHVAAQIGYPVAVKLRSPDIAHKSDVQGVMLNLRNSTEVANAAQAILDRTELSYPSANIHGLLVQGMARTAGGEELRIKVKYDSTFGPVILLGQGGSEWDENIDAASALPPLNMTLARYLIVRAIKGNKIRLQKLPEPIDIDGLSEVLVKISQIVVDCPQVHELDIHPVLANGKQFTILDADLTLRQYQGDAQRRLAIRPYPVEYEEPTTLKDGAAVMLRPILPEDEPLHAAFIQGVSKDDLYKRFFSEVGEFNHEALAKLTQIDYDREMAFVAVSSVGNRQEIIGVSRALINHDNSDAEFAILIRSDLKGKGLGKILMSKIIDYCRNKGTRQMSGMTMPTNRGMLLLATSLGFKIDIQFEDGTADMVLPLQES; from the coding sequence ATGAGCAATCTTAACCACTTGCTAAAGCCGCGATCTATTGCGGTGGTCGGAGCCTCCACTCAGCCTATGAGAGCAGGCAATATTGTAATGAAAAATTTGCTTTTAGGTGGCTTTGAAGGCGCAATAATGCCAGTCACCCCAAAATATAAATCCGTATCTGGCGTTCTCTCCTATCCTGATATTGCATCTCTACCCATCGTTCCTGACGTTGCGATTTTATGTACCCATGCGAGCCGAAATATCGAGTTATTTAATCAACTTGCCGCAAAAGAGATTAAATCTGTCATTGTACTGTCAGCGGATATGCACGAGTTAAGCAGCACAGGCGAAGCGATTCAAGATCTCTGCGTGGGTATTGCGCGAGCTGCTGGGATGCGAGTCTTAGGCCCAAACAGTCTTGGTTTGATGTTACCTTGGTTGAAATTCAATGCTTCCTTTTCTCCTGTCAGTCCGAAAAAAGGGAAAATTGCCTTTATCTCACAATCGGCAGCCATGTGTACCACCATTCTCGATTGGGCGAACGACAAAAATATTGGCTTTTCTGCGTTCGTCTCTCTTGGCAATGCCGTTGATATTGATTTTGCCGATCTTCTTGATCATCTCAGTACCGATATTCACACTGAGGCCATTTTGCTTTATGTAGATTCCATTAAAGATGCGCGACGTTTTATGTCGGCTGCGCGTGGTGCCTCACGCAACCGTCGAATTTTAGTTTTAAAAGGCGGTCGTACAGCCGAAGGCCGAAAAGCGGCCAAAGCTCACACCGGCGGCGGCGATACCCTCGACATTATTTATGACTCCGCGATACGACGAACCGGTATGCTTCGAGTGTTGAACTCCCACGAATTGTTCGCTGCCGTTGAAACGCTCACCCATTCGGTTCCTTTACGCGGTGAAAGACTAGCCATTATAACTAACGGCGGTGGCCCTGCGATCATGGCCGTAGATACGCTTCTCGGCCGGGGCGGTAAATTGGCTAAACTGGATGAATATACAGTTACTAAGTTAGATAAGCTATTACCTACCAGTTGGAGCCGTGGTAATCCTATTGATATGGTTGGAGACTCTGGTTCTCAGCGCTATGTTGATACTCTCAATAGTTTAATGGATAGCGACTGTGCAGATGCGATTTTGATCATGCACAGTCCATCAGCCATTGCTCATTCTGAAGCAACAGCGCAAGCGATTGTCGATGCTGTTAAGGCGCACCCACGCTCGCGCCGCTTTAATATTTTGACGAATTGGTCTGGAGAACTCACGGCGCGGCCAGCACGTGACATCTTTACGAATGCAGGTATTCCTACTTATCGAACCGCTGAAAGTGCTGTCGTTGCATTCATGCACTTAGTGGAATACAGACGTAACCAAAAACAATTGATGGAAACACCGACGACAGCAGAGCCTGTACATGTTGATGATATCGCCCATGCAAAAGACTGGATATATAAACAGTTAAAAAACAACGAGACAGTCACTTTAGATACTCATCAAATCGGACCGTTTTTCAAATACTTTAATTTTGAGGTATTGCCGACTTGGCTGGCGACTGATGCCAGTGAAGCTGTTCATGTTGCCGCTCAAATTGGTTATCCAGTCGCGGTTAAACTTCGCTCACCAGACATTGCACATAAGTCTGATGTTCAGGGTGTGATGCTCAATTTACGTAACAGCACTGAAGTGGCTAACGCTGCCCAAGCAATCCTTGACCGTACTGAACTCTCCTATCCTTCAGCCAATATTCATGGCCTCCTCGTACAAGGCATGGCACGCACAGCTGGCGGCGAAGAGCTAAGAATTAAGGTTAAATACGACTCTACATTTGGGCCGGTCATACTCTTGGGACAAGGTGGATCAGAGTGGGATGAAAATATCGATGCGGCGTCGGCGTTACCGCCTTTGAATATGACTCTCGCTCGTTATTTAATTGTACGCGCGATAAAAGGGAATAAAATTCGACTGCAAAAACTGCCCGAACCGATCGACATTGATGGCTTGTCTGAAGTGCTCGTTAAGATATCGCAAATTGTGGTTGATTGCCCGCAAGTACATGAGCTGGATATACATCCAGTACTGGCCAATGGTAAGCAATTTACCATCCTTGATGCTGATCTCACCTTGCGACAATATCAAGGAGATGCGCAAAGACGCCTAGCGATACGCCCTTACCCTGTTGAATACGAAGAGCCAACCACATTGAAAGATGGTGCTGCGGTGATGTTACGTCCTATTTTGCCTGAGGATGAGCCATTACATGCCGCTTTTATTCAAGGAGTCTCAAAAGACGATCTCTATAAGCGATTCTTCTCTGAAGTGGGTGAATTCAATCATGAAGCGCTTGCCAAATTGACGCAAATTGATTACGACCGAGAAATGGCGTTTGTTGCGGTTTCAAGTGTTGGTAACAGACAGGAAATCATTGGGGTTAGTCGCGCATTGATCAATCATGACAATAGCGATGCAGAATTCGCAATTTTGATCCGCTCGGATCTTAAAGGCAAGGGTCTAGGCAAAATTTTGATGAGCAAGATCATCGATTATTGTCGAAATAAAGGTACCCGCCAAATGTCGGGTATGACCATGCCAACAAACCGTGGCATGTTGCTGTTGGCAACAAGCTTAGGATTTAAGATCGATATTCAGTTTGAAGATGGAACCGCTGATATGGTTTTACCTTTACAAGAATCGTAA
- a CDS encoding D-alanine--D-alanine ligase — translation MKNTSILLLCGGGSSEHEVSLVSANYLQSQLGLTPEFDVIRVEMKKDGWFTEQGELALLDTNSGQLNIAGQSLDIDFVIPCIHGFPGETGDIQSLLELSGIPYLGCRAEASTNSFNKITSKLWYDALGIPNTPYLFLSENNEDAYQRTLAAMQQWRSVFVKAACQGSSVGCYKVTEIAQLQKAIDDAFTYSNQVLVEKAVKPRELEVAAYEYQGELVLTLPGEVKAPEDTFYSYEEKYANTSHSTTDIVAQNLTQEQIETIRVNAEKVFTQMKLRHLSRIDFFLTPEGDIYLNEVNTFPGMTPISMFPKMLENHGHKFHEFLAYCVKSSL, via the coding sequence ATGAAAAATACATCCATTCTTCTTCTATGTGGCGGCGGTTCTTCAGAGCATGAAGTCTCGCTTGTTTCTGCCAACTATCTACAATCTCAATTGGGCCTTACGCCTGAGTTTGATGTTATTCGTGTAGAAATGAAGAAAGACGGTTGGTTTACAGAGCAAGGTGAGCTGGCGCTGCTCGACACCAATTCAGGTCAACTTAATATCGCAGGCCAAAGCCTTGATATCGATTTCGTTATTCCTTGTATTCACGGCTTCCCAGGTGAAACAGGTGACATCCAATCGCTACTTGAACTTTCTGGTATTCCTTATTTGGGCTGCCGCGCGGAAGCAAGTACCAATAGCTTCAACAAGATCACATCAAAACTATGGTATGACGCATTAGGTATTCCAAACACGCCTTACTTGTTTTTGTCTGAAAACAATGAAGATGCTTATCAGCGCACTTTAGCAGCAATGCAACAATGGAGAAGTGTGTTTGTAAAAGCGGCTTGTCAGGGGTCTTCTGTTGGTTGTTACAAGGTAACGGAAATCGCGCAATTACAAAAAGCGATTGATGATGCGTTCACTTATTCAAACCAAGTTTTGGTTGAGAAAGCAGTAAAGCCGCGTGAGCTCGAAGTGGCTGCGTATGAATACCAAGGTGAGTTGGTTCTAACATTGCCTGGTGAAGTAAAAGCGCCTGAAGATACCTTCTACAGTTACGAAGAAAAATACGCAAACACGAGTCATTCAACAACAGACATCGTTGCGCAAAATCTAACACAAGAACAAATTGAAACGATCCGAGTAAACGCTGAAAAAGTGTTTACGCAGATGAAACTACGTCATCTGTCACGCATTGATTTCTTCCTGACACCAGAAGGGGACATTTACCTAAACGAGGTGAATACCTTCCCAGGTATGACCCCAATTTCAATGTTCCCTAAAATGTTAGAAAATCATGGACACAAGTTCCATGAATTCCTTGCATACTGTGTTAAATCGTCGCTTTAA
- a CDS encoding YoaH family protein — MFDDLSLSHEEQQKAVEEIQKLMTQGISTAEAIKIVANKIREEAAKKQD; from the coding sequence ATGTTTGATGATTTAAGCCTAAGCCACGAAGAACAACAAAAAGCAGTAGAAGAAATTCAAAAGCTAATGACACAAGGTATTAGCACTGCAGAAGCAATTAAGATTGTGGCGAACAAAATCCGCGAAGAAGCAGCAAAAAAACAAGATTAA